A DNA window from Pseudodesulfovibrio thermohalotolerans contains the following coding sequences:
- a CDS encoding DVU_1555 family C-GCAxxG-C-C protein, which produces MLDDAGLRVMELAGKGYCCSQMLVVMALDEMDREDPDLVRAAGGLCNGLGDCSGPCGVLTGATLALGLYGGKGSDMEEPVDTLPVMLESLRDWFVERTLEYGGITCGAILEGGCGSPHPTRCGGLVAEANAKVREILVENGLDPSEGRDL; this is translated from the coding sequence ATGCTGGACGACGCCGGACTTCGAGTCATGGAATTGGCCGGAAAAGGATATTGTTGCAGCCAGATGCTGGTCGTCATGGCCCTGGACGAGATGGACCGCGAGGACCCGGATCTGGTTCGGGCAGCGGGCGGGCTGTGCAACGGGCTGGGGGATTGCTCCGGGCCGTGCGGCGTGCTCACCGGCGCGACCCTTGCGCTCGGCCTGTATGGGGGCAAGGGCTCGGATATGGAGGAGCCGGTGGATACGCTGCCGGTCATGCTCGAATCCCTGCGCGACTGGTTCGTCGAGCGGACTCTGGAATACGGCGGGATCACCTGCGGGGCGATTCTGGAAGGCGGCTGCGGCAGTCCTCACCCGACTCGCTGCGGCGGGCTGGTGGCCGAGGCCAACGCCAAGGTTCGCGAGATTCTCGTCGAGAACGGGCTGGACCCGTCCGAGGGGCGTGATCTGTAG
- a CDS encoding DVU_1553 family AMP-dependent CoA ligase: MNSSNLDRWLAGRMGRDTVPSRRELRDWQLRRLREMVDHAKLGSPFYARHLADFCGADLDTLEAFSRLPEIGPEQLRSDPDALLSVSRDDIERVVTLSSSGTTGEPKRIFHTADDLEATTDFFGWGMSNMVGPGETALVLLPGARPGGVGRLLDEALSRHGSRAVSHGEMSDADAAVDQCLAEKAVCVVGSPAHVNLFAHAWTARGLPRDVIRSVLLCWDVIPDAVCSNVAERLGCGVFRHWGMIETGLGGAVECAPGSGMHLRETDVFVEIVDPETGRLLPDGEFGDMVVSTPLKKGMPLIRYRTGDVGRILPRDCDCGSPLRRLDPLVRRRRGGVASVSGVFSLWELNEVMYGVPGVADFAARLNNGTLHLVVCGDASFQAVSDALGTLPAVAGGLAAGTLRVDIENKHGVAPAVSGLDKRRIEIGS, from the coding sequence ATGAATAGCTCCAATCTAGACCGTTGGCTGGCCGGACGCATGGGGCGGGACACTGTTCCGTCACGCCGCGAGCTGCGCGATTGGCAGTTGCGGCGGCTTCGGGAGATGGTGGATCACGCCAAGCTTGGCAGTCCGTTCTATGCCCGTCATCTGGCGGATTTTTGCGGCGCGGATCTGGATACTCTTGAAGCGTTTTCACGGCTGCCAGAGATAGGTCCGGAACAGTTGCGTTCCGATCCCGATGCGTTGCTGAGCGTGTCCCGCGACGACATAGAGCGGGTCGTCACCCTGTCCAGCTCCGGCACGACCGGGGAACCAAAACGCATTTTTCACACCGCCGACGATCTTGAGGCCACTACGGATTTTTTTGGTTGGGGCATGTCCAACATGGTTGGTCCGGGAGAGACCGCCCTGGTCCTCCTGCCCGGCGCGCGGCCCGGCGGAGTGGGGCGGTTGCTCGACGAGGCGTTGTCCAGGCACGGCTCGCGGGCCGTATCCCATGGCGAAATGTCGGATGCGGATGCGGCTGTGGACCAGTGCCTGGCCGAGAAGGCCGTCTGCGTGGTCGGCTCACCGGCCCATGTGAACCTGTTCGCCCACGCCTGGACTGCGCGCGGTTTGCCCCGTGACGTGATCCGCTCAGTGTTGCTTTGCTGGGACGTGATTCCCGACGCGGTTTGTTCGAACGTGGCCGAACGGTTGGGGTGCGGGGTATTTCGCCATTGGGGCATGATCGAGACCGGCTTGGGCGGGGCCGTGGAGTGCGCGCCGGGTTCGGGGATGCATCTGCGCGAGACCGATGTTTTCGTCGAGATCGTGGACCCGGAAACGGGTCGGTTGCTCCCGGACGGAGAGTTCGGAGACATGGTCGTGAGCACGCCGCTGAAAAAGGGAATGCCGCTCATTCGCTACCGCACCGGCGACGTGGGGCGCATCCTGCCTCGGGATTGCGACTGCGGCAGCCCGCTGCGCAGACTGGACCCGCTGGTTCGGCGCAGGCGCGGCGGCGTGGCGTCGGTATCCGGCGTTTTCTCTCTGTGGGAATTGAACGAGGTTATGTACGGCGTGCCGGGCGTGGCGGATTTCGCGGCCCGGTTGAACAATGGCACGCTGCATCTAGTGGTGTGCGGCGATGCTTCCTTCCAGGCGGTGTCGGACGCGCTCGGGACCCTGCCCGCCGTGGCCGGGGGGCTTGCGGCCGGGACGCTGCGGGTGGATATCGAGAACAAGCATGGCGTCGCCCCCGCCGTTTCCGGGCTGGACAAGCGGCGCATAGAGATAGGGAGTTGA
- a CDS encoding XdhC family protein: protein MKAFVREVAGLARAGEPFVLATVVESSGSTPRSSGAKMAVRRDGAIIGTVGGGLAEARACRSAGEMLAGGASDGQARLMFVDMTQELAADSDMICGGGLSMFLEMASPNGECARVYAELDDMLRRGDAATLTTCVQGGETPLVTGHDIVTGRPDGEMPVFSRDGNPMVLAEPFIPPAPLYIFGAGHVSRFTARVAAMVGFRTVVLDDREEYANRERFPEADEVVVLPSFAGCCDALREDPEAFVVIVTRGHMHDRNVLAEALRTRARYVGMIGSSTKREKIYASLLADGFTQAEIDRCYSPIGLPIGGQTPEEIAVSIVGELIQVRAGKA, encoded by the coding sequence ATGAAAGCGTTTGTGCGTGAGGTGGCCGGATTGGCGCGGGCCGGAGAGCCCTTTGTCCTGGCCACGGTGGTCGAGAGTTCCGGGTCCACGCCGAGGTCCTCGGGCGCGAAGATGGCCGTGCGCCGCGATGGGGCCATCATCGGCACCGTGGGCGGCGGCCTGGCCGAGGCCCGTGCCTGCCGGTCCGCCGGAGAGATGTTGGCCGGAGGTGCTTCCGACGGTCAGGCGCGGCTGATGTTTGTGGACATGACCCAGGAACTGGCCGCCGACTCGGATATGATCTGCGGCGGCGGGCTGTCCATGTTTCTCGAAATGGCGTCGCCGAACGGGGAGTGCGCCCGCGTTTATGCCGAGCTGGACGACATGCTGCGCAGGGGCGACGCCGCGACGCTCACGACCTGCGTTCAGGGCGGTGAAACGCCGCTTGTCACCGGGCATGACATCGTCACCGGCAGACCGGACGGCGAGATGCCGGTTTTCAGCCGCGACGGCAATCCCATGGTCCTGGCCGAGCCGTTCATTCCGCCCGCGCCGTTGTATATTTTCGGAGCCGGGCACGTCTCCCGGTTCACCGCGCGGGTGGCGGCCATGGTCGGGTTTCGCACCGTGGTGCTGGACGACCGGGAAGAGTACGCCAATCGGGAACGCTTTCCCGAGGCCGACGAGGTGGTGGTCCTCCCGTCTTTCGCCGGGTGCTGCGACGCGCTCAGGGAAGACCCCGAGGCGTTCGTGGTCATCGTTACCCGGGGGCATATGCACGACCGTAACGTTCTGGCCGAGGCCCTGCGGACAAGGGCGCGCTATGTGGGCATGATCGGCAGCTCCACCAAGCGCGAAAAGATATATGCTTCCCTGCTGGCCGATGGTTTCACCCAGGCGGAGATCGACCGCTGCTATAGCCCCATCGGGCTGCCCATCGGCGGACAGACCCCGGAGGAGATCGCGGTCAGCATCGTGGGCGAGCTTATTCAGGTCCGGGCGGGTAAGGCATGA
- the trsM gene encoding DVU_1556 family methyltransferase, with amino-acid sequence MAPEPRPLWEREELRAVAGETLRPGGFELTDRAAERIGAVPGWRVLDVGAGLGATVSRLRSRYGVEAWGVEPSAAQLGLGCAVPGLVRARGDRLPFARERFDAVFCECVFSLFDNRPAGLAEFHRVLKPGGFLVLSDLCASNPVPEDGASCADRAEPLAETVRLVRGHGFAVDLLEDHSDRLRDLAARLAWIGEGVSCGCGRGVGYFLMIAKKQGA; translated from the coding sequence GTGGCTCCTGAGCCGCGTCCGCTCTGGGAGCGCGAGGAATTGCGCGCCGTGGCCGGAGAGACCCTCCGGCCCGGCGGTTTCGAGCTGACCGACAGGGCGGCGGAGCGTATTGGCGCGGTCCCGGGGTGGCGGGTTTTGGACGTCGGTGCGGGGCTCGGAGCCACCGTTTCCCGATTGCGTTCACGTTATGGCGTGGAGGCATGGGGCGTGGAGCCATCGGCGGCTCAACTGGGACTGGGGTGCGCCGTGCCGGGGCTTGTCCGGGCGCGCGGCGACCGGCTGCCCTTTGCACGGGAGCGGTTCGACGCCGTGTTCTGCGAGTGCGTCTTTTCCCTGTTCGACAACCGACCCGCCGGGCTGGCGGAATTTCACCGGGTGCTCAAGCCCGGCGGCTTCCTGGTTCTGTCCGACCTTTGCGCGTCTAATCCCGTCCCGGAAGATGGAGCGTCCTGCGCGGACCGCGCCGAGCCGTTGGCGGAAACCGTCCGGCTCGTTCGCGGCCATGGTTTCGCCGTCGATTTGCTTGAGGACCACTCGGACCGCCTGCGCGACCTGGCCGCCCGGCTCGCCTGGATAGGGGAGGGTGTTTCCTGCGGCTGCGGGCGGGGGGTGGGCTATTTTCTCATGATCGCGAAAAAACAAGGAGCGTAA
- a CDS encoding DVU_1551 family NTP transferase gives MMNGLAAIIPAAGLSSRMGSFKPLLPLGDGTVLSRCVALFRECGVERIVTVTGKRADEVAACAVEAGAEAVYNPSFEQGMYSSVLTGVRTLGGDVRAFFMLPADIPLVRPETVRRLVDEFERTRPSVLYPRFAGERGHPPLIAAEIVPAILNHDGTGGLRAVLDGVEADALDLDVPDFGIVHDLDRPEDYELALAVAGIRYPLEDECGELFREYGVSDHIVGHCRAVAKVATALCGRLNERPGAPRLDPGLVLGAALTHDIGKGTKRHEAAGAELLRAHGFSDAADIVAAHFDLTLSDDAPVTEREVVFLADKLVRCHGPVPLDRRYMEKVEMYRHEVGAEEAILGRLERARAVMTRFDRELNDSSERIAREALS, from the coding sequence ATGATGAACGGGCTTGCCGCGATCATTCCGGCGGCGGGACTGTCCTCTCGCATGGGCAGTTTCAAGCCGCTGCTTCCCCTTGGAGACGGTACGGTCCTTTCGCGTTGCGTTGCACTTTTCAGGGAGTGCGGCGTGGAGCGGATCGTGACGGTTACGGGCAAGCGGGCCGACGAGGTGGCGGCCTGTGCCGTGGAGGCCGGGGCCGAGGCCGTCTACAACCCGTCATTCGAACAGGGCATGTATTCCTCGGTCCTGACCGGCGTGCGGACATTGGGGGGCGATGTGCGGGCATTTTTCATGCTTCCGGCGGACATTCCCCTGGTCCGGCCCGAGACGGTTCGGCGGCTTGTCGACGAATTCGAGCGGACGCGGCCGTCCGTCTTGTATCCACGATTCGCCGGAGAACGAGGCCATCCGCCGCTCATTGCGGCCGAAATCGTTCCGGCCATTCTGAATCATGACGGCACCGGCGGGCTTCGGGCCGTGCTCGACGGGGTGGAGGCGGACGCGCTGGACCTGGACGTGCCCGATTTCGGCATAGTCCATGACCTGGATCGTCCCGAGGATTACGAGTTGGCCCTGGCAGTGGCCGGGATACGCTATCCGCTTGAGGATGAGTGCGGCGAGTTGTTCCGGGAGTACGGGGTTTCCGACCATATCGTCGGACATTGCCGGGCCGTGGCCAAGGTGGCGACGGCCCTGTGCGGTCGGCTGAACGAGCGGCCGGGCGCTCCCCGGCTGGACCCCGGCCTTGTCCTGGGCGCGGCCCTTACCCACGACATCGGCAAGGGGACCAAGCGGCACGAGGCCGCTGGGGCGGAGCTGTTGCGCGCTCATGGATTTTCGGACGCCGCCGACATCGTGGCCGCCCACTTCGATCTGACCCTGTCCGACGACGCCCCCGTCACTGAGCGGGAGGTCGTTTTCCTGGCCGATAAGCTGGTTCGTTGTCACGGGCCGGTTCCGCTGGACAGGCGATATATGGAGAAGGTGGAGATGTATCGCCACGAGGTGGGGGCGGAAGAGGCCATATTGGGACGTCTTGAACGAGCCCGGGCGGTCATGACCCGTTTCGACCGGGAGTTGAACGATTCTTCCGAACGCATAGCCCGTGAGGCCCTGTCGTGA
- the trsS gene encoding radical SAM (seleno)protein TrsS — protein MSQSPRSVCPVCLRLIPAAHETVGDETFLVKTCPEHGEFRAVVWRGEPSFAAWARPKVPSSPRTPFTEVDRGCPLDCGLCDAHRQHTCTALLEVTWRCDLGCPVCFASSGRQAPPDPSLDELGRLFDRVELASGYCNIQLSGGEPTVREDLADIIRLGKGKGFPFIQLNTNGLRLACEQGYADRLAEAGLDSVFLQFDGTRDGIYENLRGRPLLDAKLAALDALAKAGVGVILVPTLVPGVNTDDLGNILRLAMERSPAVRGVHFQPVSYFGRYPTRPGDEERITLPEIMRGLETQTGGMLKAADFSPPGCEHAFCSFHANYVVTEEGGLTRLSSNGACGCTPRPASEGADAAKAFVKRQWAAPEKRLPMAFDGAQAGVSSDSEPMDALDAFIRRAATHTLAVSAMAFQDCWTLDLERLKGCCIHEVSPDGRLIPFCAYNLTSMDGETLYRGKCHE, from the coding sequence GTGAGCCAAAGCCCGAGAAGCGTTTGCCCGGTCTGCCTGCGGCTCATTCCGGCCGCTCACGAGACCGTCGGCGACGAGACGTTCCTGGTCAAGACCTGCCCCGAGCACGGGGAGTTTCGAGCGGTGGTCTGGCGCGGCGAGCCTTCCTTTGCCGCATGGGCGCGGCCCAAGGTGCCGTCGAGTCCACGGACGCCGTTCACCGAAGTGGATCGGGGCTGTCCGTTGGATTGCGGGTTGTGCGACGCACACCGCCAGCATACCTGCACCGCGCTTTTGGAAGTCACTTGGCGGTGCGACCTGGGCTGCCCGGTCTGTTTCGCCTCGTCCGGCAGACAGGCTCCGCCCGATCCGTCCCTGGACGAACTGGGCCGCCTGTTCGATCGCGTGGAGCTGGCCTCGGGTTATTGCAACATACAGCTTTCGGGCGGCGAGCCGACCGTACGCGAGGACCTTGCCGATATCATCAGGCTGGGCAAGGGCAAGGGATTTCCGTTCATCCAACTGAACACCAACGGGCTCAGGCTCGCGTGCGAGCAGGGCTACGCCGATCGGCTTGCCGAGGCCGGGCTGGATTCCGTCTTTTTGCAATTCGATGGTACGCGGGATGGCATTTACGAGAACCTGCGGGGCCGCCCCCTGCTCGACGCCAAGCTCGCGGCCTTGGACGCACTGGCCAAGGCCGGGGTGGGCGTCATCCTGGTGCCCACGTTGGTGCCGGGGGTCAATACCGACGATCTGGGCAATATCCTGCGATTGGCCATGGAGCGTTCTCCGGCCGTTCGCGGGGTTCACTTTCAGCCTGTCAGCTATTTCGGTCGCTACCCCACGCGGCCGGGCGACGAGGAACGTATCACCCTGCCGGAGATTATGCGCGGCCTTGAAACCCAGACCGGCGGGATGCTCAAGGCCGCCGACTTCAGCCCGCCGGGTTGCGAGCACGCCTTTTGTTCCTTCCACGCCAACTACGTGGTCACGGAGGAAGGCGGTTTGACCAGGCTTTCTTCAAACGGGGCGTGCGGCTGCACCCCGCGTCCGGCCTCCGAGGGGGCGGACGCGGCCAAGGCGTTCGTCAAGCGTCAGTGGGCCGCGCCGGAGAAGCGACTGCCCATGGCCTTTGACGGGGCGCAGGCCGGGGTATCATCCGACAGTGAGCCGATGGACGCCCTGGACGCTTTTATCCGGCGGGCTGCCACTCATACGCTGGCCGTGTCGGCCATGGCCTTTCAGGACTGTTGGACCCTGGACCTCGAACGGCTCAAGGGATGTTGCATTCACGAGGTGTCCCCTGACGGGCGGCTCATTCCGTTCTGCGCCTATAACCTGACCTCAATGGACGGTGAGACCCTGTACAGGGGGAAATGTCATGAATAG
- a CDS encoding DVU_1557 family redox protein, producing MSVIKVPGAGADGWKCGHCDREMVMKPVELTYLNSLFNVELPVCPECGYVFIPEALALGKMHQVEQLLEDK from the coding sequence ATGAGCGTGATTAAGGTGCCCGGAGCCGGGGCCGACGGCTGGAAATGCGGCCATTGCGACCGGGAAATGGTCATGAAGCCGGTGGAGCTTACGTATCTCAACTCCCTGTTCAACGTGGAGCTGCCTGTCTGTCCCGAGTGCGGTTACGTGTTCATCCCCGAGGCGTTGGCCCTAGGGAAGATGCATCAGGTGGAGCAACTGCTGGAGGACAAGTAG